The Streptomyces rubrogriseus genomic sequence TCGGCGGCGCCTTCGCCCTCTTCCGGTACACCCCCTGGGGCCTGTCGCTGCGCGCGGCGGCCGAGGACCGGGAGGCCGCCGCCCTCATGGGCGTACGGCTCACCCGCGTACGCACCGCCGCCTGGTGCCTGGCCGGCGCCCTCGCCGCCCTCGCCGCCGTCTTCCTGGTCGCCTTCCCGGCGCCCGGCCTCGAACGCACCACCGGGCAGATCGCGCTGAAGGCCTTCCCGGCCGCCATCCTCGGCGGCATGACCTCCCCGGTCGGCGCCCTGGTCGGCAGCATGCTGATCGGCCTCACCGAGGCGTTCGTCGCCGGTTACCAGTCCGACCTGCACGTCCTCGGCGAGGGCTTCGGCGACGTCGCGCCGTACGCCGTGATGGTGCTGGTCCTGCTGGTGCGTCCGGCCGGACTCTTCGCGGCGAAGGGAGCGGCCCGTGTCTGACCCGCGCCCCCTCCTCCTCAAGCGCGGCCCGCTGCTGCTGACCGCACTGCTCCTGTGCGCCCTGCCCTTCTACCTGGACGCCTTCTGGCTGCGCATCGGCCTGTTCTCCATGGCCGCGGCCATCGGCGCCGTCGGACTCGGTCTGCTCAGCGGCACCGCCGGGCAACTCTCCCTCGGGCACGCCTTCTTCCTGGCCGTCGGCGCCTACGGCTACGTCTGGCTGGCGGGCGAGCCCGGCCCCGGGCTGCCGCCCGCCGTCGCCGCCGTCCTCGCCGTCCTGCTCGCCGGGGCCGCGGGCGGGCTGTTCAGCCCCGTCGCCGGACGCGTGAAGGGCATCTACCTCGGCGTCGCCACCCTCGCCCTGGTCTTCCTCGGCCACCACGTCCTGCTCACCGCGGACTCCGTCACCGGCGGCTTCAACGGCCGCTCCGTGCCGCCGCTGGAACTGGGCGGCTTCACTTTCGCCGAGTCGGGCCCCGAACTCACCGTCCTGGGCGTGCCGTTCGGCGCCGAGGAAAGGCTCTGGTACCTGGGCCTGGCCCTGTTCGCCGTCACCTGGTTCACCGCGCGCGGACTGCTGCGCGGACGGCCCGGACGCGCCCTGACGGCGGTGCGCGACAGCGAGACCGCGGCCTCCGTGATGGGGGTGCACGTGGCCCGGTACCGCTCGGCCGCGTTCGTCGTCTCGTCGATGTACGCGGGCCTCGCCGGCGTCCTGCTCGCCCTCTCCTTCCGCCGCGTGGTGCCCGACTACTTCTCCCTCGCCCTCTCCGTCGACTACCTCGCCATGATCGTCATCGGCGGTCTCGGCTCGGTGGCCGGAGCCACCGCCGGAGCCGTCTTCGTCACCGCGCTGCCCCTGCTGATGACCCGCTACGCCGACCAGCTGCCCCTGGTCGCGGCGCCCGGGTCCGGCGGCGGCTCGATCGGCCCGACCGAGGCGTCCCGCTACCTCTACGGCGCGGCGATCGTCGTGATCCTCCTCTACGCCCCCGACGGCCTGCACGGACTGGCCCGCCGCATCCGCGCCCGCCTGCGCCGCCGTGCGCCCGTCACCGGCCCACCCGGCACCGGCCCCGCGTCCGGACCCGACCCCGACGCCCCTTCCGGCACCACAGGCACCACCGGCACCACCGGCACCGACGACACCTCCGCACGAGCCAAGGAGCACACCCCGTGAACGTCAAGCACCCCAGGCCCCGCACCACCCGGACCGCCGCCCTGGCCGCGGCCCTGGCCGCCGTGCTGCTCGCGGGCACCGCCTGCAGCTCCAAGGCCGACGGCGGGAGCACCGACGACGCCGCCGACGGCGTCAAGTCCGGCCCCGGAGTCAGCGAGAAGAGCATCAGACTCGGCGCCCTGACCGACCTCACCGGCCCCTACGCCACCCTGGGCAAGAGCATCGTGCAGGCCCAGCAGATGTGGGCCGACGAGACCAACGCCGCGGGCGGCATCTGCGGACGCAAGGTCGAGATCGTGGTCAAGGACCACGGCTACGACGTGCAGAAGGCGGTCACCGCCTACGCCGACATCGCCCCCGATGTCGTGGCGCTGCCCCAGGTCATCGGCTCCCCGGTGGTCGCCGCCCTGCTCGACGACATCGAGCGCGACCACATGCTGACCTTCCCGCAGGCCTGGGCGGCCTCCCTGCTCGGCCGGGACTCCGTCCAGGTCCTCGGCACCACCTACGACCTCGACATGATCGCCGCCGTCGACTTCCTCACCCGTACCAAGAAGCTCGCCAAGGGCGACACCATCGGCCACGTCTACTTCGAGGGGGACTACGGCGCCAACGCGCTGGAGGGCTCCGAGTGGGCCGCCGAACAGGCGGGGATGAAGGTCGCCGGGCAGAAGATCAAAGCCACGGACACCGACCTGACCGCGCAGGTGTCCGCCCTGAGCAAGGCCGGGGTGAAGGCGATCCTGATCAGCGCGGGCCCCGCCCAGACCGCCTCCCTGGCCGGCGTGGCCGCCGCCCGCGGTCTGCAGGTGCCGATCGTCAGCAGCGCGCCCGGCTACGCGCCGCAGCTGCTGAAGACGCCCGCGGCGCCGGCGCTGGAAGCCATGGTGCACGTGGTGAGTGCCGCGCCGGCGGTCAGCTCCGACCTGCCGGGCGTCAAGAAGATGGTCGCCTCCTACCAGAAGGCGTACCCGGGCGAGCCGGTCGACTCGGGGGTGCTCTCCGGATACAACGCCGCCCAACTGACCGGAGCCGACCTGAAGAAGGCCTGCGAGGGCGGCAGCCTCACCCGGCAGGACGTGGTCAAGGCGCACCGCTCGCAGAAGAACGCCGACACCGGCCTCGGCACCCCGCAGAACTTCACCTACGTGACCGCGCCGGCCAGCCGGTCGACGTACGTGCTGAAGCCCGACGCCAAGGCGCTCGGCGGCCTGGTCGGTGTGGAGGAGGCCCACAAGGCGCCCGAAGTGGACGCGTACCTGGCCGGTCGCGGCTGACCCGATCGAGTGGCCGTCAACTGGACCGGATGACAACGGGTTTGACGGCCACCCGGTCCGGCCTCTGGTTTGGCTGACCACTAGGTCTTTAGGATGTACTGTCTGTCATGCCAGTCCAGTTGGCGCCGGTACGGAGCTGGGGGAACGATGCAAGCCGACAAGCAGCTGTCCACGGAGATCGACGCCAACGTGCCGACAGCGGCACGTATGTACGACTTCTACCTGGGCGGCAAGGACAACTACGCGGCCGACCGGGCCGCCGTCGGCGAACTCGACAAGGTCGTCCCCAGCACGCGGCGGCTGGCGCTGAACAACCGGCGCTTCCTCCAGCGGGTCGTCCGCGTCCTCGCCGAGGACTACGGCATACGCCAGTTCCTCGACCACGGCTCCGGCCTGCCCACGCAGGACAACGTGCACCAGGTCGCCCAGCGCGTCGCCCCCGACTCCCGCGTCGTCTACGTCGACAACGACCCGATGGTGCTGGTCCACGGCCGGGCGCTGCTCGACCAGAACGACCAGACCGCCGTCATCCACGCCGACATGCGGGCGACGGAGGAGATCTTCTCCCACCCGGACACCCGGCGCCTGATCGACTTCTCGCAGCCGGTCGCCGTGCTGTTCAACTCGGTGTTCCACTGCATCCCGGACAGCGACACGGACGGTCCCCAGGCGGTCGTCCGCCGGGTGACCGAGCGGCTCGCGCCCGGCAGCTTCGCGGTGATGTGCCAGTTGGTCAGCGAGGACGCCGAGGTGCGGAAGTTCGTCACGGACTTCATGGACCAGGCGACGCAGGGCCACTGGGGCCGGGTGCGGGAGCCCAAGGACGTCGAGGCACTCTTCGAGGGCATGGACATCCTGGAGCCGGGGCTCGTGGAGGTCTCCACCTGGCGGCCCGACACCGAGGTGGCGCCTCGTCAGCTCACCGACGAGTGGATCGAGTTCGGCGGACTGGGGCGTCTGCGCTGACGACGGCCGGGCCGGTCGCCCGCACGAGAGCACCACGGACACGACGGAGGAGGGGCCACGCGCGCCGCGCGTGGCCCCTCCTCCGTCGTGTCCGTGCCGCTACTTGTCGGAGTAGCGCGTCGCCATCGTCTCGCGCAGCCGCTCCAGTGACTCCCGCGGAGTGAGCGCCTCGTCGGCCAGCCGGTCCAGCGCGACCCGGTACTCCTCCGTCTCGTCCTGGTCCTCCAGGAAGTTGGCGCTCCTGATGTGCTCCAGGTAGACCACGTCCGGCAGGCTGGTGCCACCGAAACGCAGATAGGGGACGGGGATCGCGGGCGCCGACGCGTTCGTCACGTCCAGCGGCACGATCTGCAGCGTCACATGGGGAAGCTTCGCCATCGCGGCCAGGTGGGCGAGCTGCTCCCGCATGACCTCGCGGCTGCCCAGCACACGCAGCAGCACGGACTCGTCGATGATCGCCCACAGCTGCGGCGCGTCCTTGCGGTCCAGCAACTGGGCCCGACGCTGGCGCAGTTCGACCCGGCGTCCGACCTCGCTCGCCGGTGCGTTCGGCAGGCCGCGCCTGACCACGGCATCGGTGTAGGCCTCGGTCTGCAGCAGACCGGGGACGTACTGGATCTCGAAGGTGCGGATGGTCGCCGCGGCCTCCTGGAGGCCGACCAGGCGGTCGAACCACTCGGGCATCAGGCGCTTGTCGTACCGCTGCCACCAGCCCGGTTCGCCCGCCCGCTGCAACAGCTTGAGCAGTACCGAGGCCTCGTACGGATCGGTGTCGTACTTCTCCAGCAGCGCCCGGACATCGGTCTCCGTGGGAGGCCTGCGGCCCTTGCCCGACTCGATGCGCGAGAGCTTCGCGGCGCTGAAGCCGAGCGCGCGTGCGGCCTGGTCCTGGGAGAGGCCGGCATCCTCCCGGAAGCCCGCCAGCTGCACGCCGACGAGCATCTTCAGCAGGGTCGGAGCCGGCTCGGCCCGATCCAGATAGGGTTCGAGACGGGAGATGCGATGCGACGCGGCGGACATCCTGGCTCCCAGCAGACCGGCAGACTTGAAGGAAAGACTATCTCATCCCTTCGGTGCCCACCGCATCCGCCCGCGGAAATCGGGTAGTTGGGCTCCGCTTCCGGGGTCGCCGCGCCACCCGCGCCCTACACCAGGTGGTCGAACTCGCCGTCCTTCGCCCCCGCCAGGAACGCCGCCACCTCGGCCGGGGTGTAGACGAGCGCGGGGCCGTCGGGGTCCCGGGAGTTGCGCATCGCGATGCCTCCGTCCACGAGGGCGACCTCGACGCAGTTGCCCTCGGCGTTGCTGTGCCGACTCTTCTTCCAGCAGGCGTCCAACAAGCTGGCCTGCACTCCGTTGCGCACTGGTGGCACCGCGGTCTCCTTGCTGTTCGGGGGAGCGGACCGAGTCGTACCGGTCCCCGAGCGCCCCCATCCGACTTTTTTCGCGCAATTTCTCGTGCAATTGCACGCGAGCGCTCTAAGCGTGGATAATAGCCGTGGCGTCAACCCCCCGGTCGACGCCCCGTTCTGACGTCGCATCAGGGAGATGCTGTGCCGTCACCTGCGCATCCAACGCTCCGGTCGCCCGGCGAACCCGTGTCGGAGGCAGGCGCGACGACCCGCTCCGGAGGGCTCCCGTACCCGGTGCGAGCCACCGCCGGCCGGGCCGTCCCGCCGTCGTCCGCCCCGCACGCGAGCCGTCCCGCCCGCGGCGGCCGCCCGACCGCCGCCGTACTGCGCGTCGCGTGCAGCGGGGAGGGGTTCGCCCGGGCCCGGGTCTTCACGCGGGACACCCTGCGCGGGTGGTCGCTCGACCACCTCGGTGACGACGCGGTCCTCGTGATCACCGAACTCGTCTCCAACGCACTGACGCACGCGGTGCCGCCGTCGGTGGCCGACGGGCCGGAGATCAGGCTCGGACTCGCCCTGGGCACCGGCCGGCTGACGCTGACCGTCTCCGATCACGGGGACAACGCGCCCCGGTTCGACCCGTCCGACGGCTCCGCACTCCGGGAGCACGGACGCGGCCTGTGCATCGTCGACGCCCTCGCCGAGGAGTGGGGCTGGACCCCGCGCCCGCCGGCGGGCAAGACGGTCTGGGCCGCGTTGTCGACCCGCCCCCTCACCTGACCCGACTGCCGCGGAAGGGCCCCACACCATGCGCAGCGCTCCGACACCCGAGCCGAGCATCCGGCGCACCGACCGTCAGACGCCGCCCGGCTCCCCCCGTGCCACCACCCTGCTCGCAGGCCTGGACGGCGTGCCCTGGAGCGACATCCAGGACTCCACCGGCTCGGCGGCGGCCATTCCGCGGCTGCTGCGCAAGGTCGCCCGGGGCGACGCCGAAACCGCCCGCGCCGCCCTCGGCGACCTGCGCAGGCGTATCTGCCAGTACGGCTTCGTCGTCGAGCAGGCGACCGCCGCGACCGTGCCCTTCCTGTGGGAGCTGGCGCAGCGGCCCCAGGTGAGCTGCCGGGCTCAGATCATCCAGCTGCTCAAGAACATCGCCGACGCCCGGCAGTGGGAGACCACCGCCACCGCCTACCCCAAGCTGCTCAACCACCGGGAGAACCCGGTGGCCTGGGAGCGCGCGGCGCGGCAGGCCGTCCGCGCCCGACGGGACGGACTGGAGCGGCTGCTGGCGGAGGACGACACCGAGATCATGCGCGCCACCAGCGAACTCGCCCGCACCCTCGGGGACTGAGACCGGCACCCACCCGGACCGGGACCCGCGCCCTCCACGGGGGAGAAGGCGCGGGTCCCTCCCAAGGCGCGGAACGGTGTGGCGTGCTCCCGGCCGACAGGGTAGGAAAGCGCGGGAAGCAAGCGCTTGCCCCACTCGGTCACCAGGAGGACCACGCCGATGGCGTCGTCGATGGAAAAGCCGCTCGATCACCGCTACCGGGGCGAACACCCGATACGCACGCTCGTCTACCTGTTCCGCGCCGACCGCCGCCGACTGGCCGGCGCGGTCGCCGTCTTCACCGTCAAGCACAGCCCGATCTGGCTGCTGCCCCTCGTCACCGCCACCATCGTCGACACCGTGGTCCAGCACGGTCCGATCACCGACCTGTGGACCAGCACCGGGCTCATCATGTTCATCCTGGTGGTCAACTACCCGCTGCACCTGTTCTACGTCCGCCTCCTGTACGGCAGCGTGCGCCGCATGGGCACCGCCCTGCGGTCCGCGCTGTGCACGCGCATGCAGCAGCTCTCCATCGGCTACCACTCGCGGGTCAGCGCGGGCGTGCTGCAGGCCAAGGTGGTCCGGGACGTGGAGACGGTGGAGCAGATGGTGCAGCAGACCGCCGAGACCGGGCTGGGCGCGTTCACCGTGCTCACCGGCGGCCTCGTCATCATCGCCGTGCGCACCCCGGAGTTCCTGCCCGTCTTCCTCGTCGTGGTCCCCGCGGCCTCCCTCCTGGTGGCCCGCCTCCGCGCCCGGCTGCGCACCCACAACGAACGCTTCCGCCACGAGGTGGAGGCCCTGTCCTCCCGGGTCACGGAGATGACCCGGCTCATCCCGGTCACCCGGGCCCACGGCCTGGAGGGCAAGGCGCTGCGCCGCATGGACGGCACCCTGGACCGGCTGCTGACCTCCGGGATGCGCCTGGACCTGGTCAACGGCCGTTTCGGTTCGCTGTCCTGGGTCGTGCTCAACGTGGTCGGCGTCCTGGTGCTGGCGGGTGCCGCGCTGATCTCGTACTACGACGTCTGGGGCGTCACCGCGGGTGACGTCGTCATGCTCAGCGCCTTCCTGACCACTCTCACCAACTCCACGACGACGCTGGCGGGCCTCGCCCCCGTCATCACCAAGGGCCTGGAGTCCGTCCGCTCGGTCGGCGAGGTGCTGCAGGCCCCCGAACTGGAGGACAACGAGGGCAAGAAGGAGCTGACCGCACTGCGCGGAGCCGTCGCCTTCGAGGGCGTCGGGCACCTCTACGACAGCGACGGACGGCCCGCCGTCAGCGACTTCACCCTCTCCGTCGAGCCCGGCGAGACCATCGCGCTGGTCGGCGCGTCCGGCGCCGGCAAGTCCACCGTCCTCAACCTGGTGATCGGCTTCCTGCGGCCGACCTCGGGGCGGCTGCTGCTCGACGGCCACGACATGAACACCCTCGACCTGCGCACCTACCGGCGTTTCGTCTCGGTGGTGCCGCAGGAGTCCATCCTGTTCGACGGCACCATCCGGGAGAACGTCGCCTACGGCATGGACGAGGCCGACGAGGAGACGGTGCGTGGCGCCCTGCGCGACGCCAACGCCCTGGAGTTCGTCGACCGGTTGCCGCGGGGCCTGGACACCCTGGTCGGGGAGCACGGGGCCCGGCTGTCCGGCGGGCAGCGCCAGCGGCTGGCCATCGCCCGCGCGCTGATCAGGGACCCCCGGGTGCTCGTCCTGGACGAGGCCACCTCGGCGCTGGACACCCGCTCGGAGGCGCTCGTCCAGCAGGCGCTGGCCCGGCTGCTGCGCGGCCGCACCACCTTCGTCGTGGCGCACCGGCTGTCGACGGTGCGGGGTGCGGACCGGATCGTGGTGATGGGCGAGGGGCGCATCCAGGAGATCGGCACGCACGAGGAACTGCTGGCCGGGGGAGGGGCGTACGCCGCACTCCACAGCGGTCAGGTCGCCTGAGCGCCTGCGAGTCCCTCCCTCACGCCCGCGCGGAGGGGCCGCCGAGGACCCGAGCGGTGTAGTCGGCGAGCTGGGCGCGCATCCGCTCGCGGGACACGCCCGGCCGGCCGGCCAGGTGCTCGACGAGGTCGGCGCGGACCGCGGCGAGGAGCGCGTGGGCGGCGAACTCCCCGTCGTCGAGGCCGGGCACCTCCTCCAGCACCGCACGGAGCAGGCCGTGCCAGCGCTCGTAGTGTCCGGCGCCGTAGGGGCTGTCGCGCCCCGCGGCCTCCAGCGCCAGCGCCAGGCCCCGGTTGTCGAGCTTGAAGCACAGGATCGCGTCGAGCAGGGCGGCGACCCGCTCCCGCGGCGGGGTGCCGGGGCCGAGCGGCGGTGGACCCGTCTCGACGGCCTCCTCGACCGGTTCGAGCCGCGCCGCGTACAGCGCCGCGACCAGTCCGACCCGGTCGCCGAAGGCCCGGAAGAGGGTTCCTTTGCCGACCCCGGCCGCGGTCGCGACGTCGGCCATGGTGACGTCGTCGGGGCTCTCGCAGCGTACGAAGAGCTCGTCGGCGGCGGCGAGGACGGCGGCCCGGTTGCGGGCCGCGTCCTTGCGGGGCTTGCGCTCGGTCACGGGGTCTCCTGCGTCGAAGGAGTGGGGGCTGTTGCAAAAGTGGACCGCCGGTCCGTATTGTTTGAAGCGGACCGACGGTCCGCATTCTATGCGACGAACGCGCCGGGAAGGCGCGATGCAGAGGAGCACACCCATGTCCACCCCCGTCCCCCACCCCTCCGAAGCGCCCGCCACCGCGTCGGACCTGTTCCGGCACGGGCTGCGCCTGCTGCTGGACAAGGACATCGACGCCTGGGTCGGCCTGTGGGCCGACGACGGTGTGGCGGAGTTCCCCTTCGCCCCCGACGGCTGGCCGCGGCGACTCGAAGGGCGGGAGGCGGTCGCCGCCTACATGCGCCACTACCCCGACCACATCGACCTGCACGACTTCCCCGAACTGCGGATCCACGAGACGACCGACGCACGCACCGTCGTGGTGGAGATGCGCGGCGTGGGCCGGCTGGTGCGGACGGACGCCCCCTTCGACATGACCTACATCGTCGTAGTGACCGTCGAGGACGGGCGGTTCACGTCCTACCGTGACTACTGGAACCCACTGGCAGTGCTGGAACCCGGCGCCGGCTTCGCCGCAGGCACCCGATGACCGGCATCGGCACGACACTGGTCGTCGGCGCCACCGGCACGACCGGGAGCCGCACCACCGCGCGGCTGGTCGGCGCCGGTCACCGGGTGAAGGCCGCCGGACGGCGCGCGGCCCCGGTGCCGGGCGCGGAGCCGGTCCGTTTCGACTGGTACGACGCCGCCACGCACGAAGCCGCCCTCGACGGAACGGACCGGGTCTACCTCGTCCCGCCGGTGGGCGACACGGATCCGGCCGCGGTCATGCTGCCCTTCCTGCGCCGCGCCCGCGCGGCCGGCGTGCGTCGCGCCGTGCTGCTCAGCTCCTCCGCCGTTCCCGAGGGCGGCCCGGCGGTCGGCGCGGTGCATCGCGAACTGCCCGGCCTGTTCGACCAGTGGGCCGTGCTCCGGCCCTCCTGGTTCATGCAGAACTTCACCGGCGCCCACGCCCACGCCGACGGCATCCGCCGGCACGGCACCATCTGGACCGCCGCCGGGAGCGGCCGGGTGGCCTTCGTCGACGCCGACGACATCGCCGCCGTCGCCGTGCACGCCCTCACCGACGACCGCGCACCCAACACCGATCTCGTCCTCACCGGCCCCGAGGCCCTCGACCACGACGAGATCGCCGCCGTCCTCACCCGGGCCGGCGGCAGGCCGGTCGTCCACCGCCGCCTGACCCCCGAGGAGTTGCGCGCCCGACTCGCGAGCGTGGTGCCACCGGACTTCGCCGCGCTCCTCGCCGACCTGGACCGGGCGATCGCCCAAGGGGCCGAGGACCGCACCACCGACACCGTCGAACGCGTCACCGGCCGCCCGCCGCGCGCTTTCCGGGAGGTGGTGGAAAGGGAGTCGGCAGAGCGTTGAACGCCCGGATCCGGTCAATTGCGGGCGGGGGTGGGCGCGGTGCGATTGTGACGGCGGGGGCCGGGCATACGCAGCGAAAGTCGAGAGAGGGGCGCTTCGTGCTCGAACCGGACCCGAAGGTCGTCAGGGAGTTGCTGACGCGGTACGCAACGCTGCGGATCGCTCAGGCCGAGCGGCCGCGGCCCGCGGTGACGCGGGAACTGACGGACGTCAGTTACACACTGTGCGTGATGCTGGCGACGAACAGTGTCCACGACGCGGTGGCGAAGGCGGACGCGCTGCTGCTCGCCAAGGGACGCGCGACACCGGAGGCGTGCCCGGCGGACGCCGACGGGGAGAGCGGCCTGTCACTGGCCGTGTGACACCCCGAGCGGGACCTCGGAGCCGTCCGGCGACGCGGAGGTCTTCGCCCGGAAGGCGGCGCGATAGGCGTAGGGCGTCGTGCCCACCACCCGGCGGAACCGCTCGCGGAAGGCCGTGGGGGAGCCGAAACCCGCCTGCCGGGCGATCCGTTCGACCGACTGGTCCCCGTTCTCCAGCAGGTACTGGGCGCGCCGCACCCGGGACCGCAGCAGCCACTGCAGGGGAGTGGTGCCCGTCTGCTCGCGGAACCGGCGGCTGAAGGTGCGCTCGCTCATGCCCGAACGCGCCGCCATCGCCCCGAGGGTGACCTCCCCGGCCAGATTGTCCTCGATCCACCGGAGAACCGGCTCCAACTCCGAACCCCGCGGCACCGGCGGATGCTCGTGCACGATGAACTGCGCCTGCCCGCCCTCCCGTTCCAGTGGTACGACACACATGCGGGCGGCGTGCGCGGCCACGGCCGACCCCAGGTCCCGGCGGATCATGTGCAGGCACATGTCCAGACCGGCGGCCGCGCCCGCCGAGGTGAGGATCTGCCCGTTGTCGACGTAGAGGACGTCCGGACGTACGTCCACCCGCGGATGACGGCGGGCCAGTTCCGCGGCCGCCATCCAGTGGGTGGTGGCCCGCAGCCCGTCCAGCAGCCCGGCCCGGGCGAGCACGAAGGCACCCACGCACACCGACGCGATCCGCGTCCCCGCGCCGGCCGCCCGGCGCAGCGCCTCGAGGACGCGGTCGGACGGCGGGCCGGACTCCTCGGAGCGTCCCGGCACGATGATCGTGTCCGCGGTCTCCAGCGCTTCCAGGCCCCGGTCGATCCGCAGGGCGAGTCCCTCGGTACGCACCTCGGCCGACTCCGCGCACAGGCTCACCCGGTAGGGACTGCGGCCGTCGGGCAGCCGTGTCCAGTCGAAGGCCTGCATGGGCGCCGCCATGTCGAACGGCACCACGTCGTCGAGGACCAGGATCGCGACCGAGTGCATGCGGAGCAGCTTAGGCGGGTTCCCGCCGGCCACAGAGGCCCAGATGGATCCCGGGTCTGCTCGCCGTCCCCTGGTGGAGGGCCTGGCGAGATCCCGTCGGAAGCTGTCGTTTCAGCCTCTGGGCGACCGCTCGCCGCCTTCCTACCGTGGTTCTCGATCACCGCATCGCCCGATCCCCCGGAGCCCGCCCCATGACCAAGATCCTGCTGTCCCTGCACGTCCTGGCGGCCATCGTCGCCGTCGGACCGGTCACCGTCGCGGCCAGCATGTTCCCGGCCGCCGCCCGGCGGGTGCCGGTGGCGGCCACCGTCGGGGGAGCGGACGGGGCGGCAGCCGGGGATGCCGGGGGCGTCGGCACCGTCCGGCTGCTGCACCGCATCTGCCGGGTCTACGCCGGTCTGGGCATCGCGGTGCCGGTCCTGGGCTTCGCCACCGCCGCCGCGATGGGCGTGCTGTCGGACGCCTGGCTCGTCGCGTCCATCACCCTCACGGCCGTCGCCGCGGGACTCCTGGCCGCCTTCGTGCTGCCGGGCCAGGAGGAACTGCTGGAGGAACTGGCCGACGGGCGGCCGGTCGAACGGGCCCGCACGGCCCGGCTCGCCATGTTCACCGGCGTGTTCAACCTGCTGTGGGCGACCGTGACCGTCCTCATGATCGTGCGGCCCGGCTCCACGACCGGCGCCTGAGCCCCCGTTCACATCCTGGCGGAATGCGCACCACCACGTGAACGGGCGCCTAGACTGCTCAGTCGCGCCTCCGTGCGGGGGCGGACGACACGAAAGGCACGTTGACGGGTGTTCCAGGATTCCCCCATCTACGACCGACTCGTCGCCGAACGCGGTGACGTCCCCGAGCAGGTGCGGCGGGACGCCGAGCGTGTGAGCAGGGAACTGGAGGTGGTCATGCGTCCGCTGCGCGCCCCCGGGCACCTGCCCGGCGCCGAGCGTCAGCCGTCCCCCGGCGCCGGCTGGCAGCGCACCGCCCTGCTGCCCGGCCCGCGCCCGCACTGACGGCCGCACCCCACCTCACCCGACCGCCGCCGCGTCGGGACCGCCCGGCTCCACCGCGTCCTCGGCGCCGGGCCGGGCCAGCCAGTCGGCGATGGTGCGGGCGATCGGCTGGCCGGTGTCCACCTCGACGAAGCCGAACTGCCCGGACTGGTTGCATTCGAGGAACCACCAGGTGCCGTCGCCGTCCTCGGCGAAGTCGAGGGCGCCGTAGGCCAGTCCGGCCGCCCGGAGGTAGCCGCGGACCGCCTCGGCGACGCGCGGGGGCACCTCGGCCGGCCGCCACGGCTCGCCCGACCCGGCGAAGCGGACGTCCACCTCGTCGGGGTCCAGGCTCGCCAGTGCCGTCTTGCGGGCGGCCAGCAGCTCCTCGCCGACGACGGTCAGCCGGATGTCGGCCCGCTTGGCGACCCGGCGTTGCAGCAGTGTCGGGCCGTGCGCGACGGCGGAGAAGTCGGCCTCGGGCGGGACCCGGCTGGTCGGCACCGCCAGCGGCGGATCCTGCGGGTGGGCGCCCGAGACGGGCTTGACCACCAGATCCGGGTAGCGCTCGGCGAACTCGCGCGCCGCCCGCGGAAACGTCGTGATCAGCGTCGCCGGCACGGGCAGCCCGCACCGCTGGGCGAGACGCAGCTGCCAGGGCTTGTACCTGGCCCGGTGCGCGGCGTCGGGCTGGTTCATCCAGCGTGCTCCCGAGCCGCGGAGCATGCCGTACAGCGCCTGACCGGCCTCCTCGGTCAGCCACGCGGACGGCTCGGCGGCCCGGGTGGCCGCACCCCCCGGCCTGCGCACCCAG encodes the following:
- a CDS encoding GlxA family transcriptional regulator, translated to MHSVAILVLDDVVPFDMAAPMQAFDWTRLPDGRSPYRVSLCAESAEVRTEGLALRIDRGLEALETADTIIVPGRSEESGPPSDRVLEALRRAAGAGTRIASVCVGAFVLARAGLLDGLRATTHWMAAAELARRHPRVDVRPDVLYVDNGQILTSAGAAAGLDMCLHMIRRDLGSAVAAHAARMCVVPLEREGGQAQFIVHEHPPVPRGSELEPVLRWIEDNLAGEVTLGAMAARSGMSERTFSRRFREQTGTTPLQWLLRSRVRRAQYLLENGDQSVERIARQAGFGSPTAFRERFRRVVGTTPYAYRAAFRAKTSASPDGSEVPLGVSHGQ
- a CDS encoding NAD(P)H-binding protein, which codes for MTGIGTTLVVGATGTTGSRTTARLVGAGHRVKAAGRRAAPVPGAEPVRFDWYDAATHEAALDGTDRVYLVPPVGDTDPAAVMLPFLRRARAAGVRRAVLLSSSAVPEGGPAVGAVHRELPGLFDQWAVLRPSWFMQNFTGAHAHADGIRRHGTIWTAAGSGRVAFVDADDIAAVAVHALTDDRAPNTDLVLTGPEALDHDEIAAVLTRAGGRPVVHRRLTPEELRARLASVVPPDFAALLADLDRAIAQGAEDRTTDTVERVTGRPPRAFREVVERESAER
- a CDS encoding TetR/AcrR family transcriptional regulator: MTERKPRKDAARNRAAVLAAADELFVRCESPDDVTMADVATAAGVGKGTLFRAFGDRVGLVAALYAARLEPVEEAVETGPPPLGPGTPPRERVAALLDAILCFKLDNRGLALALEAAGRDSPYGAGHYERWHGLLRAVLEEVPGLDDGEFAAHALLAAVRADLVEHLAGRPGVSRERMRAQLADYTARVLGGPSARA
- a CDS encoding nuclear transport factor 2 family protein, producing MSTPVPHPSEAPATASDLFRHGLRLLLDKDIDAWVGLWADDGVAEFPFAPDGWPRRLEGREAVAAYMRHYPDHIDLHDFPELRIHETTDARTVVVEMRGVGRLVRTDAPFDMTYIVVVTVEDGRFTSYRDYWNPLAVLEPGAGFAAGTR
- a CDS encoding DUF5133 domain-containing protein, which encodes MLEPDPKVVRELLTRYATLRIAQAERPRPAVTRELTDVSYTLCVMLATNSVHDAVAKADALLLAKGRATPEACPADADGESGLSLAV
- the tgmB gene encoding ATP-grasp ribosomal peptide maturase; its protein translation is MTVLILTSEEDVTADMVVVHLNASGVPVVRLDPADLTDSVALSGEFVHGSFRGHLSSGGRLVSIGGLRSVWVRRPGGAATRAAEPSAWLTEEAGQALYGMLRGSGARWMNQPDAAHRARYKPWQLRLAQRCGLPVPATLITTFPRAAREFAERYPDLVVKPVSGAHPQDPPLAVPTSRVPPEADFSAVAHGPTLLQRRVAKRADIRLTVVGEELLAARKTALASLDPDEVDVRFAGSGEPWRPAEVPPRVAEAVRGYLRAAGLAYGALDFAEDGDGTWWFLECNQSGQFGFVEVDTGQPIARTIADWLARPGAEDAVEPGGPDAAAVG
- a CDS encoding ABC transporter ATP-binding protein; translated protein: MASSMEKPLDHRYRGEHPIRTLVYLFRADRRRLAGAVAVFTVKHSPIWLLPLVTATIVDTVVQHGPITDLWTSTGLIMFILVVNYPLHLFYVRLLYGSVRRMGTALRSALCTRMQQLSIGYHSRVSAGVLQAKVVRDVETVEQMVQQTAETGLGAFTVLTGGLVIIAVRTPEFLPVFLVVVPAASLLVARLRARLRTHNERFRHEVEALSSRVTEMTRLIPVTRAHGLEGKALRRMDGTLDRLLTSGMRLDLVNGRFGSLSWVVLNVVGVLVLAGAALISYYDVWGVTAGDVVMLSAFLTTLTNSTTTLAGLAPVITKGLESVRSVGEVLQAPELEDNEGKKELTALRGAVAFEGVGHLYDSDGRPAVSDFTLSVEPGETIALVGASGAGKSTVLNLVIGFLRPTSGRLLLDGHDMNTLDLRTYRRFVSVVPQESILFDGTIRENVAYGMDEADEETVRGALRDANALEFVDRLPRGLDTLVGEHGARLSGGQRQRLAIARALIRDPRVLVLDEATSALDTRSEALVQQALARLLRGRTTFVVAHRLSTVRGADRIVVMGEGRIQEIGTHEELLAGGGAYAALHSGQVA